The DNA sequence ACAGGATGAAGTGGAATGCAAGGAACACGCCGCTCCCTAGCCCGGTGAGGAGATCGGCCCGCCGCGGCGGGGTATGCCGCAGCCGCGCTCCCCCGAGCGGGGCGAGGAGGATCACCGCCACACCCAGCCGCCACGCGGCGATGGAGAGTACCGGGATGTCGGGGAGGAGACGGATGAGGATCGCCCCGAACGAGATCGCGACGATCCCGAGCGCGATCAGAGGATAGAGGGTCCTCCGGCTGGTCATCCCTCCGCAATGACGCGCTTGATCTGCGGGAGTGCCTGGCGCGCCGCGATGACCCCGGCTTCGATTCCGTTCTTGACGTCGCTGTAGCAGGGTGGATCAGGGGAGAAATCAGGTTGAATCAAGACATCCGGCGGATAGGCCGTGAGGGATATGGTGCTCATCCGCTTCTGAAAGATGGTCGACATCTGGAACAGGACCGCAAAAACATGGGGGCGGAACCGCTCCCGTGCTTTTTCCCGCGCGATCGCCTTGGTGATCCCGAGGAACCGCTCGCGCAGGTCGGGGAGGGTCACTCCACCGAGCCTCACCTCCTCCGGTCGGACGAGGACGTCGACCGCGATTACGGTGTCGGCTCCGAGCCGGCGCGCCACGTCGACCGGGACCGGGTCCGACACCCCGCCGTCGATCAGGAGGTGGCCGTCGATCCATACCGGGGAGAACAGCCCGGGGACGGACTCGCTCGCCCGGATCGCGGTAGCAAGGTCACCCCGCATGATCGGATAGGGGAGGCCGGTCTCGAGATCGGTCGCCACCGCGGCGTAAGGGAGGGGGAGGTCCTCGATGCGGACGTCCCCGACGAGCTCCCGGATCATCCGCATCACCCGCCGCCCTGAGCTCCATCCCGACCAGGGGAAAGTGGGGAGGAGGGCCTTGGCCACCTTCCCGAAATTGAGGGAATGCCACGCCTCCTCCATTCGCTCGATCGAGACCCCGGCGGCGTACGCACCTCCGACCTCGGCCCCCATGCTCGTCCCCACGACCACGTCCGGGACTATCCCCTCATCCAGGAGGACCTTCAACACCCCAACGTGGGCCGAGCCGCGCGCCCCACCGCTCCCGAGAACGAGCCCGATCCGCTTCTCCGTCAAATCCCGATCACCCCATCTATCCTAGCACAACTCAGACCGATCGGCAAATACCACCGATAAAAAAAGCGCCACAGAGACCCCGTGGCGCATTGACGGATGGTTTGTCCCGGCGATTACTGGCTGATCGCTCCCACCGGGCACTGATCGATGGCGTCCTGGATGCAGGAGGCGTTTGGATCGGCGTCGGGCTTCACCACCGACTTTCCGTCCGGGCCGACCTCGAACACCTCGGGACAGACCTGTGCGCAGATTCCGCAAGCGATGCAAAGATCCGAATCGACTTTTGGCAGTGCCATTCTGTTCCTCCTTATATACGAATTTGGTAGGTAAAATATACCACACCGCCGCGTGCGAGGCCAACCTTGGCGAGCGGGCGTGGTTCCGGTATAGTACGAGAAGCAACCGAACCGGGAGGTAAAAAGATGAAGAGAACGTTGTTGCTGGCGGTGGGGCTGGTCTTGATCCTCGCACCGTTCACCATGGCGGATGAGCTCCAGGACTACATCCAACAGGGGCTTTCCATCTTCCAGGGCGAGGACGTGGCCGTCACGACTCAGGAGGACCTGCAGGCGGGAATCGACGCGTTCCTCGCTGCGTACAACCTCGATCCGACCAACAAGACGGTGCTGAACAAACTCGCCCAGTGCTATTACACATTGGCCGACGCCTTCCTTACCGACAAAGACGCCCAGCTCGCCGCGTACAAGGAGGGCCAGCGCTACGGGGAGGAGAGCCTGCGGGCTGATCCGAACTTCGTCGCGGTGGAGGATAAGGACGGGTTCATCGCCGCGGTGAAGCAGGAGACGGACATCCGCGCCCTGTACTGGACCTACGCCAACTGGGCGCGCAAGGACGAGTTCGACAAGCTGGGCGCGATATTCCGCAACGATCCCCCCAAGTTGATCGCCCTGATCGAGCGGGCGCTCGAGGTCGACCCGAGCTACCTCGTCTACGGTGCGTACCGCTCCCTCGGCGCATTTTGGGGCGGGCTTCCCCGCATGCCTGCGGGAACCTACCGCAAGAACCTGAAGAAGGCAAAAAGTTACCTATGCAAGGTTGTGGACGATCCGGAGAACTGCTCCGACTGCGCTGATTGTCCGATCGATCCCTCGGTGAACGACTACTTCGAGAACCGCCTGTTCTACGCGCAGTACTACTTGATGGAGGCGGGAAAGTGGGATGCCGCAAAGGCGATGCTGGAAGAGATCATCGCTTCCGATCCCGGCGATGTCTACGTCCTGTACAATCCCCTCTGTCAGACTCGGGCGAAGGCCCTCCTGGAAGAGGTGAACAAACACGTAAAGTGAACGACGGGGTTCACGGCCGCGGGAAAACCCCGCGGCCTTTATTTATTCCAGGACGGGGATCTCAGCCGGCCTGTCTCCCTGGCGGCGCGCCTCTACGAGGGAGTGGATCTCCTCGAACCGGGCCGTGAACGCCTCTAACAGCTGGGGAATCTCCGTCAGGGTTGTCACCACCGGTTGGACCGGTTTTGTATCGCGGATCCGTCGGAAGTTCGGGCTCAAAAGGCCGCTTATGATGACCTCGCAACCGGGAAGCTCCCCCAGCACTCCCTTCATCTTATTCGGGTCGGCGTGTCTCCGCTCCTCCGGTGAGGTGTTCGGCTTAGTCTCAATCAGTGTATAGACCCCATCTTCGTTGATCTCGTAGATCCGAAATTCGGAACAGTCGCCGAAGTGTTTCCGCGGGACACGTCCAGCATCGCAACCGATCGCAACGCGGATCTTCCGTTTTCCCATAGCATTCTCCTTTCTTTACGCAATCGCCCCGGTGGGGCATGCGGAGGTACAGACGCGGCAACCGCGGCAGGCCTTGGGATCCACCACGGCTTTTCCGTCCTGGAGGCTGATCGCGCCGAGCGGGCAGGCACGGGCACAGTTCCCGCACCCAACGCACTTTTCCGGATCAACCTGTACTGCGCGCGATTCGCCCCCCGCTTCCACGGTTCCACTCCCTTGCCAAAACCGCCCGGCACGGCGGCGCATCCCCCGTCCCATTCCTCGTCCCATTCCGCGTCCTTGTCCGCGCATCATCTCCTCCTTCGATCTTTAAAGTATACATCCGTTCACTTGCCAGTTTCACGTGCGGTCCGGTATACTGTTCGCAAGGCAGGGATCACGAAAGGAAGTGAGGTTTGGTGCATACGGTCGGAGTGAGGGAGGAGGACCGCTACGCTTGGGAGCGGCGGGTTCCACTCGTACCCGCAGACGCGGCGGAGCTGCAGAGAAAACATGGGATACGGGTGATCGTCCAATCCTCCGAGAAGCGCGCTTTCCCGGATGCGGACTACCGCCGCGTCGGGATCGAGGTGCA is a window from the Candidatus Bipolaricaulota bacterium genome containing:
- a CDS encoding patatin-like phospholipase family protein; translated protein: MTEKRIGLVLGSGGARGSAHVGVLKVLLDEGIVPDVVVGTSMGAEVGGAYAAGVSIERMEEAWHSLNFGKVAKALLPTFPWSGWSSGRRVMRMIRELVGDVRIEDLPLPYAAVATDLETGLPYPIMRGDLATAIRASESVPGLFSPVWIDGHLLIDGGVSDPVPVDVARRLGADTVIAVDVLVRPEEVRLGGVTLPDLRERFLGITKAIAREKARERFRPHVFAVLFQMSTIFQKRMSTISLTAYPPDVLIQPDFSPDPPCYSDVKNGIEAGVIAARQALPQIKRVIAEG
- a CDS encoding ferredoxin, with protein sequence MALPKVDSDLCIACGICAQVCPEVFEVGPDGKSVVKPDADPNASCIQDAIDQCPVGAISQ
- a CDS encoding NifB/NifX family molybdenum-iron cluster-binding protein; the encoded protein is MGKRKIRVAIGCDAGRVPRKHFGDCSEFRIYEINEDGVYTLIETKPNTSPEERRHADPNKMKGVLGELPGCEVIISGLLSPNFRRIRDTKPVQPVVTTLTEIPQLLEAFTARFEEIHSLVEARRQGDRPAEIPVLE
- a CDS encoding 4Fe-4S binding protein, translated to MRRRAGRFWQGSGTVEAGGESRAVQVDPEKCVGCGNCARACPLGAISLQDGKAVVDPKACRGCRVCTSACPTGAIA